CCAAGCAACCTGTGATTTCCCaactttttttcctttctttatttttcctCCTTCCATTTGTCCCCTTTCACTTTCTCACCGTCTCCATTTAAATCATAATTTTAGAGGCggattataatttataaataaaaatttattgaatttataaaaataataaattatttataactttaaaaatataacgaGTTTAATAtcaaaaatcttaaatattaaacctATAAAATTTAGATCTTGAATTTGGCTCTAGGCAATCTTATATACCAACGTTTTTACAATAATAGATATCTTCTTATCATAATCTAAACATTACTAATCTTGTTttgctttttcttcttttcttaaaAAATTGATCTTTGTCAACATCAAACAGTATCAGCTACCATTTTTATTTTGCCATCTGTGTCaaccttttatatatatatagattctgGTTCAAGTCACATCTGAAAGGCTTGATCTTGGTACAAAATTCCCACTTGGGAAATTAAAACATATTAATCAAGTCAGCTTAATTGTCTCTACAAATTGAAATCTTGAAATTTTCTATGTTCATTTGATTGAATTTTATAGCTCAAGAAGAGAAAATGGAAGAAGGTGAAACAGGATTATTACAAACTACTAGCAAAGAAGCACTTTCTTCAGGATATTCAATACATGAAAATTCAGCAGAAATCAAGAAAATTAAATCAGCTCTTACTTGGGTTTTTCTTGATCAATCAAATATATGGAGAGCTGGTCTTTCTTGgtcattattttttattttaacaattgGGGTTCCATTAGTTTCTCATTTTGTATTTGCTTGTGAAAGCTGTGATTCTATGCATCAAAGGCCATTTGATGCTGTCGTTCAAGTTTCTCTTTCACTTTTTGCAACTTTGTCTTTTGTTAGTCTCTCTGCTTTTTCTAGGAAATATGGGATTAGAAGATTTCTGTTTCTTGATAAATTGTATGAAGATAGTGAAAAGGTTCAACAAGAATATACTCAGCAGCTACATGTAAGTTAGTTTCCCTCTTTcttgttattcttctttttgCAGATTGTGTTATGTTTGTTAAGTTAGATTTAGAAAATAATTGAACTTTACTGAATTTGGGATTGATTCAAAATGTCTTTATTATTCCTCTTTGCTGATGATTTCAAGTTTTCACAAGTAGATCAGTTGTATGCTCAGTCCTTTGGTGCTTGTTGAAGATATAAAAAGGGTAGCCCGGTGCACTAATTCCCGATATGCGCGGGTCCGGGGAACGGCCGGACCACAAATGTCTATTGTATGCTGCCTTACCTTGCATTTATGCAAAATGCTGTTTCCACAGCTCGAACTCATGACCTCCTGGTCACGTAGCAACAACTTTACcaattacgccaaggctccccttcttcttgttgaagatataattaagtaaataaacatGTGTAGTCTCTAATAGCGTAAGCTTTTAAATGATGTGTTTATATAATTCAATGTGATATCAGGCACATGTCTTGAGTTCAAATCTCACTCCAGTCTTAGTTAAAAAGAACTTACACGTGCTTGGCCTTTCGAAAGAATCAATGAACACAGGAGGGGACGTGTTGAAGATATGATTTAGTAAACAGAAGTGTTTTCTTTCTAATagcttaagcttttagatgatATGGTCAATACCGTTTAGTTCTCTCATAAGCAGAAATAACTGATGAAAGAACTGATCAGTGCATATTATTTTATAAATGTTTCTTATGTTCCTGTTTTGCATTCGTAATAGAAGTTTGATCCTATCTGATAATCATTGGAGAATCATTAGTTTCAAGTGGATTAAGATATGTCAGTACTTTTAGCGTTGTGCATATACTGCTGATGCCACTAACAACGGAAAACACTTCAAACATGCACGTATGTTGGCGTTTTCTGTGTCGAAGAACCAAACATTTATTTAGACCCTTTTAACCCTAATCATGAATTTTCCACTGATACTAAGCTGGCCTTGATACACATCTGGTTCATTGATTGAAGTGCTTGCCCTTACTTTTACAGGGGGAAAGTAGTGATAGTTTATTTTATCGTTGTAGAATGGGCAAATATGGTGGTTTCTCTGATTTTAGGTTGTACCTATGCAGAACAAGACCAAAGAAATTAGTTTGAGTAAACTCAGCTGCTTTCCGTAGACATTTGCTTATACTCAGCTGTATAACATTTTCTCCTTTTGTCGTGCAGAGGTCGATGAAGATCCTGTCAGCTTTTGTTCTCCCTTCTTTTATTGCTGAGAGTATATACAAAATCTGGTGGTTTTCTTCAGGGGGAACCCAAATTCCTTACCTGTACAATGCCGCTTTGAGCAATACTCTCGTATGCATATTGCTAATGTGTTCCTGGCTCTACCGGATATCAATTTCCTTCCTTGTATGTGTCCTATTCCGGTTAATATGCTGCCTTCAGATCCTTAGATTGGAAGAATTTGCTCAAGTTTTCGAGAGAGAATCTGATGTCGCGACGATCATGATAGAGCATCTGCGAATAAGAAGAAATCTTCGTGTCATTAGCCACCGGTTCAGAGTCTTCATTTTGTCAACTCTCATACTAGTTACCATAAGTCAGTTTCTTGCGTTGCTTCTTACAACTGAGCCTAGCTCCACTGTAAACATATTTACAGCTGGTGAGCTTGCGGTACGTATATAATCTTTCATTCACATGCACCGTCTTTTTGTActtagaatttatttattttcttgattATGTAGCAGCATTGCTTTTGACGTTGTATAATTGTTGTGGTGCAGTTGAGCTCAATTACTTTGGTAACTGGACTTTTCATGTGCTTGCGTAGTGCAGCAAAGATCACACACAAAGCACAAGCTGTGACATCACTTGCAGCCAAATGGCATGCTTGTGCAACGATCAGCTCCTTTGATGACATGGATAATGAGACTCCCACGGCTCAGAGTGCGACGCCTCAGGTTGTATACCCTATCAATTCCAGTTGGGACACTGACGAGGAAGGAGACGGAGATGATGTTTTGGACAACACAAATATGGTGCCAGTTCATGCCCATACGATATCTTACCAGAAGAGACAAGCACTAGGTAACTCTAGCACTTCTTTTTGGGGTTTATTTTCTTAAATGCTTTTACATCTTTGGTAATACAGTGGCGGTTTATTGATCTCGGTGGTGGCAAAATTTATTGCAGTGTCATACTTTGAGCACAACAGAGCTGGAATCACAGTATATGGATTCATGTTAGATAGGACATGGCTTCATACAATTTTTGCAATTCAGCTGTCTCTTACACTCTGGATACTGAATAAGACAATTGGTATTTCGTAAAATCCCAGGCAATGACAAGGTCTGTGCCTTTGTGTTGTGTATATATAAATATCTGTTGAGTTTTGCACCTAGAGAAACtactatatatatttatatagatgcTCAAGTTTTGCAGCGTTTGTTCCTATTCACTGTTGACAGTGTGTCATAACGATGCGTTTCCTGGTACTTTTTCCATCCTTTCCTGGATTGTCAAGTGTACTATTTGTTCATATCAATTTCATAAATGAAGTGAAAGTTTTGTGCTCGGATTTCTCCGTTTTGGCATTTTAGTCAATTTTTCTACCATTGTGTGCTGCTGTGAATGCTTCAAGACATCGCATGCTGCTGCTGTGAATGCTTCGTTAAGCTAATGTTCTTCCTATCCTCAGTTTTCATGTATATACGTGCGGTTTACGCACTTACTGAGCTCGTTCGCTTGTTGCTACTTCTCCTTTAAGTTCAATTGCTGTTCTCCTTGTAGTTTGTCTCTTGATCCTTATATCTGTTTCATTTGACTATGTTTGTTGTTTCTGTAATCACTAAACTATGCAATCTGTTGGCTTCCTGTAATAGTATTTCATCACTTACACTTCCCCATTTCAAGACAGGTGATAAAATTAATGGCCTTTACAATCTGGAATATACTATGTTTTGGCTGTGTTACTCGGACTGTCCAAAAATATTGCTATGTGTGTGTCAGATCTTCCGAAAGTAGTGCATGTATGGAAGATCTGACACGGGTGCAGCGGTATATTTGGAGAGTCGTGTAACATAGCTTTTAGGTTATCATATATTTTTAGGAAAATCTTTTCAGGGTTTTTTGTTTCCTTGGAAGAAACTTTGTCATGGAAATTTGAAATTAATATGTCAACATTGTTGTTACATTAATAGTTATGACCTTTGATTTGTAAAAGAACATGGACAAAGATCTGCAGTTTCAACTCTTAATTAATCAAGATATCAAAGTAAGGCAGATATTTTcaggggtattatcacttttagcccgcgctaTAAACCATTTATATTcggtagccgaaaaagtgtataaaatttatataatttttatatataacatacaacatgtatatatatacaaaaaatgtaCATTTTCcggttattattttgagagtgacTATATAATGTCATTTTACTTTATGGGTTCATTCAAACCCAGTTGCTTTAGTTTGTACCTTGTATATGCGTTTAAAATCTACTAAATAAGTACAGACAATATATTTCGAGCATAATAAATTAAATGAATTGTGGTAGAATCTCAAACTCGAATCCATAATATTCGAATATTGGATCCGCTTCTGTCAAAGCAGATGCAAAATATCACTCGATTTACTAAGTTACTATTCTTTTGCTACAGTGAGTGCGAATTTAGATTTATACCCTTAAGATTTTCAACTACGAATACATTATACAGAATTTCAATCGGATTTTAAGGTGATACCTAAACCGGTGTTTCatctattttttaaaaattttgtgGTTAACGTAAGGTTTAAGAATACAAAAAATATAGGTAAAACTTTACAAAGTTGAGTAGTGtacgaaaaataaaaaattcaaagcTTATCTAAGCCTAAGTAAGTATAAATCCACTTGCATTTCCTTTTCACTTTATTGACATTTTCTGCATGACTTGGTGAATGGATTTTCTTAAAATATACATTATAATGGTGGCAAATTTTAAGTATTGCTAATTCAAAAGCATTCATGACAGATGCAAAGTCAGGATTTCAAGCTTATGGGTTCAGGATCTTAATTattttaagttactgggttctaaattaataatttgtacatatttaatataaattttaagacaaatacatgatTTGAACCAAAACAACTGAGTTCGGCTGAACTCGCAACCGACATTGTGGCTCCGCCTCTGTCCATGGATGGAGTCATAATATGATAAAATTAAAGTCATATACCAACTAAAGTCTATTTGGTGATCCATATAAAGGAGAAATCCATTTTAATTCTCCCTTAACTCTTGCGAACACACTACGCAGTCCTTGGCATGTCAAATTTTTTCACGTAGTATCAGAGTAGACAAAAATCTAAGGTTTGAATCTCACAAGCACTTAATCAAAGAATCAAGTTCGCAAGTGAAGGCACGTGTTTTACCTGACATGTTAAACTTTTTAGATGACTTAGGTCCGTATGTGAAAAGAAGTATTATAAacctaaaataaataataatgatCAATATATGAAAATTTAAGAGATACTGATAATATTTGTTTCATTTCATAGCACTGGTAACAAGAGTCTTTTTTACCAAACTTAAGTCAATTGAGATTGGTACCAGTACACTTAAGCTAAAGCAAGAGTAGGAATGAAATTGAAATACATTTCAATAAGTAATAGTAGTAGTTTCTTAGCTTGGCTGACTTTCTTCTCAAATTTCAAACAGTGAAGCTTCTTTGCCAGTCCATATTGTCAAATACTGCATATATCCAAAAAAAAACTTGCAATTGAATTGAAAAAAACTCTTAGTTGAAACAGAGAATAATAGAGAAACCTCTTGGCTTTCAATTATAATTACTAATCACAAAACATGATAAAATCGCATGATAATTGGTTATGTACCGATTCAAGTTTATTATCAAGAGTTGTGATGATATAGATAGAATCCCTCCACCTTTACACAAAAGTCTCAAGTTCGCGccttaaaaatgaaaaaaatttgGTTGAGAGCGCTTCATCTTTAATGAATCTTATGCGTCGTAAATTCAAATTAATCAGATCAGTAAGTTTCAGATACCGAAtggttataaaaaaaataatagacTCAAATGACCCTAATAATTAACTTGAAAACTTAATACTTTTTGTTTTCATCGTCGAAACCAAAAGGTTAGCttattaaaaggaaaaaaatgaagaGGATCAACATAAAATAGAAAATAATGGAGAATAAAATTTACCTGTCACAATCCACTTGTGGACCAATAGGAACTCTCTTGATCTTACAAACCTTGAAAAGTTTTCTTCCTTTTTTAACATCAATAACAGAAGAATTCCCAGTTTTCTGAAGACACTTACATAATTCTTTAATATCATCAATTGTACTATTTTTTACAAGACTAGCCAAAGTTTGAGAACCTTGACAACATTCTTCTGTAATAGTTTTTCTACAACCCAATAAAAATGGTTGACATGGTGATAATAAATCTTGGGCTTGATAACAAATCAATGATTTCATAGGAATATTAGTATTTTGCATAGTCACAAATCCTACTATTCCTAGAACCATTAGTGACCATATCATTGATTTTTTCATCCCCATACTTTGAAAATATTCTAAATAATTAAAGATTTTTTGGTTGCTTTGTTGGTTTTGGATATATGGTGTTCAAGTGAATTATTTTGTGGGCTAATTATATAAATGCATGGACTCTTTTACTGTCAATATTGGAGTGGTGTTCAACATTTTCTAGAGATCATGATTaccatttctttttatttttggtgggggagggggagggggaggggttgGATCTAAGGCGAGTTCTCTAATTCACCTGATTCATTTTTTACGATTATGTATGTATATGTAAGAAAAACATTTAATGCACAACCACACAAAGCATAACGTATTCACACATGTTCTTGAAAAGGATCACGCTCCAAGTAGGTATAATGTATGCAGCCTACCttcagtggcggagccagaatttttgttaaggggtgtcaaaatacataaaagtaaacataccagGAAAATAAGAggagtcaatacatagtatatatacatataatttatttttttacctacCTATACAGTGTATTTTTTCCGCAAAGGGGTGTCATTTGACACCCCTTtctataaggtggctccgccactgcctACATttgatgcaagcattagtggttaattctacggctcgaacccgtgacctttGCTCAAGACTGGCCTTCAATATAATGTGAAAAATTATTTCAATCTCAACTTGCTATTTTTGTTTATTAAAAACACAAAAACAAGAAGATAATATACAAACTTAGGTGTGGAATCAAGTGAAAGCACTAAAGATTGTGGAATACTGCAAGTAGTGGATATTGGAAGACATATAATCAAGGATTTGGCAAGGGGATATTATAATTTTGTTGAATATTCACACAAATCATTAACTATAGAATTGGATTTGACACCCATTAACTTGCCGTCCATTGGAATTAAAAAGTCTTTTATTGGTTCTAAGCAccaaaattcttaaatattatcaTCGCGTAGGTCCTATTAAAGGAAGTGAAACATATTTTATTTAGATTTCTCCGTGGCTCGAAATCGAGATCTTAAGTTAAGAATGAAGGGATGGTATACATCCTGCACCCTTTGGTGGTAAGACATTTATGTTACTTTGATTAAATTGTAGACTTGGATTTACATAAAGTAAATatgattattttatttaaatcattTGAGCATAACATACATATTCAACCATAATACAAGCTTTATGTGTGCTAAAGAAATGCCCACATGCTTCTTAGTGCGTTCCACTTGATGAAGATATAATACTGcattttccaaaacaaaccaataagTATATTAGTAAAGTATTATTGAACTGGAAAATAATTTACATATAGTCTAAACTAGAAGAATAGTAAGAATTAATCTAAATAGCTGCTCACTCAACtgcataaaataaaaaatgcCAGCAACTAATGTTAgacgtataatatatgtataattcatgtatagtatatgtataatttatgtacaCCAGTCAGAAAATATAAACAGTGAATCAGACtggctatttatgtaaagattCCGAAGAATACATAGTAAACTATTTATAATATAGCCATGAAATTTCACCTTCATGGGACAATAACAAGAGGTTTCTTGTGGTGAATTGAATGGTTGTCATGATTAGGAATTGGTCTCTTGAAAGACATGATTCCTGTATTCCTGTATTTGTTCAGCTTGAAGCCTTGAGTTGATGCCGATGAAGCCTTTAGTCTAcacaagcaatcaagttcaagatcAAACACTTGTAGGGTGTCAAATTTAGCACAGGAAAGTATAAtgcgcaaaatataaaattggtcgGTCGATAAAAATTAATTACATTCGCTAGCCGGAAAgtgtatataatatgtatattttgtatatacatTATATTAGCTATTACTCAAGGGAGcgactaatatatatatatttcaagtaTAGTCCATCCAACCTATCAAAATTGGGCGAGTTAAACGGGACATATATTCATTGACGGGTTAATTTGAGCATAACTTGAATTAGCCCATCTAAGAGTTTGTGCCAAGTTGGGTAGTCTATGTAACTCAAATTGGCCCATAAAAATTGTCAAAATAGAGAAAAAGtttaatagcatgtttggccaagctgtaaaaatcagcttattttaagaagtatttttttcaaaagtgcttttctcaaaagtacttttggtgagaaacagtttgtgtttgactaattaatttgaaaagacTTCTGagtagcaattagtgtttggcaaAGCTTTTAAAAACTGATTCTAAGTggatttttttctcaaaagtgcttttggagagaagctacattttttaattttctgtttctcctcaaaaacactttttttcttccaaaagcttggccaaacacctcaaatttgaaaaaaaaagtatttttttgaaaaaaaaagtaaTGCTAGGattggagaagcttggccaaacaggctataggTACGATTGGTTAGATataaacaatataaataaaagaaaaagtaatGGTTGGTTTGATTAGACAATTAATCAAATCATAAATAATTTTTGAGTTGGACGTACGGGTTGAGTGacaacaacaccaacaacaacaacccaatataatcccactagtggggtctggggagggtagtgtgtacgcagaccttacccctaccatgggatagagagactgtttccaaatgaccctcggcatccttccctccaagaactccccaccttgctcttggggtgactcgaactcacaaccttttggttGGAAATGGTTGAGTGAGGAACCATTATTTATCCAACTTGACCCAAGTAAATTTAGTAAATTTTGAGTGTAACCTAACATTATTTTTAATGTAGCCCGCTTATCTGGATCCAAAGAAATTCAATCCGCTCATTTAATTGGCCAATCATGTGTAAAATCAAAAGTGAGCAAGAATtaagaggagagagagagagagagagagagagagagagagagagagagagagagagagagagagagagagagagagagagagagagagagagagagagagattacgTTTTGCAATCGACATTGGGACCAATAGGAAGAGAAATATTAATATTGCAAAGGTGAGGAATTTGCTCAGCTCTCTCTTGAACTACTCCAATAGACAAAGCTTCTTTCTTGAGACATTCACATACATTTTTAAGCTTCAAATCATTATCATTAGTAGCTAATATTTTCATTAATCCCTTAACACCATTGCAACAAGGAACACTAATATCACCTTTTCCCATTAAAAACCCCTTGCATGGCAAAAGCTTAACAATGGTATTTGGACATTCATTGCCATTAACAGAACTAATTGCAATAATTAGAGCTAAAACCACGAACCCGAAAACAAAAATTGAACGACCCATATTTGTTATTTTTGATTGAAATTAATAAATTTGTGAtggaaaatttaagatttgtgtATATTTTTATAGTAGAAATTTTAGCTTAAAGTTCTTGAGCAAAAGTGTGAGTATGAGAAGTGCATGCATGAAAAATGCAACTTAATTAAAAAGAGTTATAGGTGAAAAGGGTTGGATTTTACATGTGAGCATGTAATTGTTAATAATGTGAACATTTGGACTATCTTATAGTAGCATAGAACATGTGTAATCCACTTGAAAActtgtttctttattttcaagCAAATGATCATGCTATGTTTAAGTATAATTGATCTTTTTCCCTCTTATTGGAAAAAATATTCAGTCTTACCCTGGAAAAAGAAAAACCACTTTGAACTGAAATCGATAAAACTCAATATATATTTAGTTTGATTCATTTTATATATTTAGCTAGCAAAATTACTTAATTAGTTGGTATGATCTTTTTCATTACCTTGACTCCAATCGAACCATGAGCAACCCCACTAAATCAATCATCAGGATCAAGATTAATGGAAACTTTTGTGATCAAAACCAAATATTGCTATTatttttaattgaaattataGGACTATGTCCTAACCGATCGATGCAGTGCTGGATAATCATTGATTTCTATACCCCTTTTTTGGTGGTGTATCACTATGCTCTGGTATTGTTGGTGGAGAGTCGTTGACCCCCGATCAATGCCGGAGCTAAAATTTTGGTTAAgaagtgtcaaaatatataaaaataaacatactAGAAAATTAAGGAGAGTCAAaacatagtatatatatacatataatttattctttttcCTACCTACACAGTGTATATTTTTTGTGAAGGGGTGTCAAATGACACCccttcctataaggtggctccgccactgcccCGACCCTTTTGGTGCACCAATACAATTGGTACATTTATGCCCTTGTGTTGTGGACGGAGTGATATCTACCCCTTATTTTGGTGGTGCATCACCATGACCAATACCAGGACTATGCCCTGGTATTGTTGGTGGATAGTCGTTGACCCCCGACCCTTCTGGTGCACCAATACAATTGGTAAATCTATGCCCTTGTGTTGTGGACGGAGTGATATCTACCCCTTGTTTTGGTGGTGCATCACCATGACCAATACCAGGACTATGCGCTGGTATTGTTGGTGGAGAGTAGTTGACTCCCGGCTCTTTTGGTGCACCAATACAATTAGTAATTCTATGCCCTTGTGATGTGGACAGATAATCGGTGATCTCTACCCTTTGTTTTGGTGGTGCATAACCATGACCAATACCGGGACTATGCCCTACTATTATTGGTGGAGAGTCGACCCCCGACCCTTTTGGTGCACCAATACAATTGATAAATCTATGCCCTTGTGATGTGGACAGATAATCGATGATATCTACCCT
This sequence is a window from Nicotiana tomentosiformis chromosome 5, ASM39032v3, whole genome shotgun sequence. Protein-coding genes within it:
- the LOC104117579 gene encoding uncharacterized protein: MEEGETGLLQTTSKEALSSGYSIHENSAEIKKIKSALTWVFLDQSNIWRAGLSWSLFFILTIGVPLVSHFVFACESCDSMHQRPFDAVVQVSLSLFATLSFVSLSAFSRKYGIRRFLFLDKLYEDSEKVQQEYTQQLHRSMKILSAFVLPSFIAESIYKIWWFSSGGTQIPYLYNAALSNTLVCILLMCSWLYRISISFLVCVLFRLICCLQILRLEEFAQVFERESDVATIMIEHLRIRRNLRVISHRFRVFILSTLILVTISQFLALLLTTEPSSTVNIFTAGELALSSITLVTGLFMCLRSAAKITHKAQAVTSLAAKWHACATISSFDDMDNETPTAQSATPQVVYPINSSWDTDEEGDGDDVLDNTNMVPVHAHTISYQKRQALVSYFEHNRAGITVYGFMLDRTWLHTIFAIQLSLTLWILNKTIGIS
- the LOC104117588 gene encoding non-specific lipid-transfer protein P5-like encodes the protein MGRSIFVFGFVVLALIIAISSVNGNECPNTIVKLLPCKGFLMGKGDISVPCCNGVKGLMKILATNDNDLKLKNVCECLKKEALSIGVVQERAEQIPHLCNINISLPIGPNVDCKT